From Megalobrama amblycephala isolate DHTTF-2021 linkage group LG8, ASM1881202v1, whole genome shotgun sequence, the proteins below share one genomic window:
- the tns2b gene encoding tensin-2 isoform X2, with product MGCVFSKQWWAKQRNSQPSDPPKTRDLTEDAEILSLRELGKMGSHSFKERNFKKKRHCAVCRQTLESHGMYCRECKTAVHNKCEEKVTVPCEVISDPPPFPNQLNILPRDSMDSVMEKLMGSQYDFDLTYITERIISVLYLSDLEEQHYSANLKEVAAMLKSKHQDKFLLINLSEKRHDICRLNPKVEEFAWPDLHAPPLDKICAVCKTMENWLNSDPHNVVVLHCKGNKGKTGVIVAAYMHYSKISAGADQALSTVAMRKFCEDKISSSLQPSQNRYIYYFAGLLSGAIKMNSSPLFLHQIHIPALHNYQSGGGYSPFLKIYQSLQLVYSSGKYDIQSPNSKMLCVNIEPALLLKGDILVKCYHRLSDVCKRECVFRVQFHTCSVHGSQLAFGKGELDHACTDDRFPADATVELLFSSGPQRRGGDVQGNEPGVSVDHGTTDPVVRWDSYENFNLHHEDSVEDICHTRGPLDGSLYAQVKKRRAQGSSPSRCPTSIKASTHLPSHSSPTPPTPTHLSIQPPSHNKDASRSSAPPESLSPLPREKREKDEDRERHRETAILDDGDCSPLRPDRSSVQSCYGRPYSHTHSFCGPDLTSPNALTQTLHPKHHTLPCSRTGPLPVRDLCVSQPDLLWERGRCLHHPYPETIRHLYSFPPQGANPHSPLSLSQSSHSHTLPVQTRAFFTGEACPLFHCSALPQGHAHIPPSLSPNQSLLSSPYRELRYSTTSPTSCSCRDCSHLREDVALHSLRGRELEALPWSREAEFGIRRELPIHWRDGRVESHWEGVQEAEYWRRKIAMSPVTLSYGHCHAIPKQDQAVYVTDTQPEHITPLSPYPSPQSSGYHSPHPPCPCSPQPLRESPGYASISHSPNSSPIAVTPSPKRANHNSASAEKSQHDRSIKVLDGDKSHIEDFSHPTQDSRPLEAREPIKSKAPEGETFPGSLITVSGAEEKTKKMPIIDSTSNTAVISNPPSSKGVESVQVQTHNPRPLSNCVSESVQDKGERPGSCYTSTSTSTSPQPPLCSSERSSTSEFSSFNINAERQSLTPLTDCNEESSNSDLTTSSPDPDGYVTPSFPIASYCYPLLTVPHVPYTGYTAITIPASLPQPPLPEKQRSPPIQNVSNSTGTSSVKSTGKPSVLPAQFHVSFSSSTSELPTSSHKVTPSSGVEEPENRLSSKFVQDSSKYWYKPGISRDQAIAVLKDKEPGCFLIRDSNSFQGAYGLALKVTTPPAHASNHGEMGNPQEQLVRHFLIESGAKGVKIKGCQNETYFGSLSALVYQHSITPVSLPCVLRIPDRDLVGELQELQSGTNTSTAADLLKQGAACNVLYLNSVETESLTGPQAVSKATKCTLTQEPRPSPTVVHFKVSTQGITLTDNQRRLFFRRHYPIHSVTFSSVDPLDQRWIDADNTSCKVFGFVARRSGGLGNLCHLFAELDPEQPATAIVNFINKVMLGPQQLRK from the exons CCTCCATTTCCAAACCAGCTGAACATCCTTCCCAG AGACAGCATGGATAGTGTTATGGAGAAGTTGATGGGCAGTCAATATGATTTCGATCTGACCTACATCACTGAGCGTATCATCTCTGTCCTCTACCTGTCTGACCTGGAAGAACAGCATTACAGCGCTAACCTTAAAGAAGTGGCGGCCATGTTGAAATCTAAACATCAAGACAAGTTCTTG CTTATAAATCTGTCAGAGAAACGCCATGACATCTGCAGGCTAAATCCAAAG GTTGAGGAGTTTGCGTGGCCCGATTTACATGCCCCGCCCCTCGATAAAATATGCGCTGTGTGCAAGACCATGGAGAACTGGCTTAACTCTGACCCCCACAACGTGGTTGTACTTCACTGCAAG GGAAACAAAGGAAAAACAGGGGTGATTGTGGCAGCTTACATGCACTATAGCAAAATATCAGCTGG GGCAGATCAGGCTCTCTCGACAGTTGCTATGAGGAAATTTTGTGAGGATAAAATCTCTTCCTCTCTCCAACCATCTCAGAACAG gtatatatattattttgccGGTCTTCTCTCGGGTGCAATAAAGATGAACAGCTCACCACTGTTCCTGCACCAGATTCATATTCCAGCTTTGCATAACTACCAGTCTGGAGGAG GTTACTCTCCCTTTCTGAAGATCTATCAGTCATTGCAGCTGGTCTATTCTTCAGGCAAATA TGATATTCAGAGCCCTAACAGTAAGATGCTGTGTGTGAATATTGAACCAGCTCTACTGCTGAAGGGAGACATCCTG GTGAAATGTTATCACCGTCTCTCAGATGTGTGTAAGAGAGAATGTGTGTTCAGAGTCCAGTTTCACACCTGTAGTGTTCATGGATCTCAGCTTGCTTTTGGCAAAGGGGAACTTGACCATGCTTGCACAG acGACCGTTTCCCTGCAGATGCCACAGTGGAGTTGCTATTTTCTTCTGGCCCACAAAGGAGAG GTGGAGATGTGCAGGGAAATGAGCCGGGAGTATCTGTGGATCATGGCACCACAGATCCTGTTGTGCGCTGGGACTCGTATGAGAACTTTAACCTTCACCATGAGGATAGTGTTGAGG ATATCTGTCACACACGTGGGCCTTTAGATGGTAGCCTGTATGCTCAAGTGAAGAAGCGTCGAGCACAAGGCTCCAGTCCCAGCAGATGCCCGACCTCCATCAAAGCCTCCACACACTTACCCAGCCATTCCTCACCTACTCCTCCTACTCCTACTCATCTCTCCATCCAGCCTCCCTCACACAACAAAGACGCAAGTCGTTCCTCTGCACCACCTGAATCCCTCTCTCCACTTCCaagagaaaaaagagagaaggACGAAGACAGGGAAAGACACAGAGAAACCGCTATACTTGACGATGGTGACTGCTCTCCCCTGAGACCAGATCGGTCTTCCGTTCAGTCTTGTTACGGTCGCCCGTATTCCCACACTCATTCATTTTGTGGCCCAGACCTGACTAGCCCGAATGCGCTTACACAGACGCTCCACCCCAAACACCACACACTTCCCTGCAGCCGCACCGGCCCACTGCCAGTCCGAGACCTGTGTGTATCCCAGCCGGATCTTTTATGGGAGAGAGGGCGCTGTCTGCACCATCCCTACCCAGAAACCATCAGACACCTATACTCATTTCCCCCTCAAGGAGCCAACCCTCATTCGCCACTTTCCCTCTCACAGTCGTCCCATTCCCACACACTTCCTGTTCAGACACGCGCATTCTTCACAGGGGAGGCATGTCCTCTGTTTCATTGCTCCGCCCTCCCTCAGGGCCATGCCCACATCCCTCCTTCTCTGTCTCCTAATCAGTCACTGCTCTCCAGTCCATACAGAGAGTTACGTTACAGCACAACATCGCCAACATCGTGCTCCTGCAGGGATTGTTCTCACTTACGAGAGGACGTTGCCCTCCACTCTTTACGTGGCAGAGAATTAGAAGCTCTACCTTGGTCTAGAGAGGCGGAGTTTGGGATTAGGCGGGAGCTGCCTATCCACTGGAGGGATGGAAGAGTGGAGTCTCATTGGGAGGGAGTTCAAGAGGCTGAATACTGGCGGCGCAAAATAGCAATGTCACCAGTAACATTATCATATGGACATTGCCACGCTATCCCAAAACAAGATCAAGCGGTATATGTCACAGACACCCAACCCGAACATATTACCCCACTCAGTCCATATCCCAGCCCTCAAAGCAGTGGCTACCACAGTCCGCATCCACCTTGTCCCTGCTCTCCACAACCACTCAGAGAGAGTCCTGGTTACGCCTCCATCAGTCATTCCccaaactcctcccccattgctGTCACACCATCTCCAAAACGAGCCAATCACAACAGTGCCTCAGCTGAAAAGAGTCAGCATG aTAGGAGTATTAAGGTCTTAGATGGTGATAAAAGTCACATTGAGGACTTTTCTCATCCTACCCAGGACAG TAGACCATTGGAGGCAAGAGAACCAATAAAAAGCAAAGCCCCAGAGGGTGAAACTTTCCCTGGGTCTCTGATCACAGTCAGTGGAGCAGAGGAAAAGACGAAGAAAATGCCCATAATAGATTCTACATCTAACACCGCTGTCATTAGTAACCCACCATCATCCAAGGGTGTGGAGTCAGTGCAGGTACAAACGCACAACCCCAGACCTCTCAGTAACTGTGTCTCAGAATCGGTGCAGGATAAAGGGGAGCGCCCCGGCTCATGCTACACCTCAACATCAACCTCAACAAGTCCTCAACCACCTCTTTGCTCTTCAGAGAGAAGCTCCACTTCTGAATTCTCTTCATTTAACATAAATGCTGAAAGGCAAAGCCTGACACCCTTGACCGACTGCAATGAGGAAAGCAGCAACAGTGACCTGACAACATCATCCCCTGACCCTGATGGCTACGTCACACCCTCATTCCCTATAGCGTCATACTGCTACCCTCTTCTGACAGTGCCTCATGTACCATACACAGGCTACACAGCAATTACCATCCCGGCCTCCTTACCCCAACCTCCTCTTCCTGAAAAACAACGTTCACCCCCCATTCAGAACGTGTCTAATAGCACTGGCACTTCCTCTGTAAAATCAACTGGAAAACCTTCTGTTTTACCTGCCCAGTTCCATGTGTCCTTCTCCTCTTCCACCAGTGAATTACCCACATCTAGTCACAAAGTAACCCCCTCTAGTGGTGTGGAGGAGCCAGAGAACCGCCTCAGCTCCAAGTTTGTTCAAGACAGCTCCAAGTACTGGTACAAACCTGGCATTTCCAGAGACCAGG CTATTGCAGTATTAAAAGATAAGGAGCCTGGCTGCTTCCTCATTAGGGATAGTAATTCATTCCAAGGCGCATACGGATTGGCCCTCAAAGTCACCACACCTCCAGCCCACGCTAGTAACCATGGTGAGATGGGCAACCCACAGGAGCAGCTAGTTAGGCACTTCCTGATTGAGAGTGGCGCTAAAGGTGTGAAGATCAAAGGCTGTCAAAATGAAACATATTTCG GCTCCCTGTCTGCTTTGGTGTATCAGCACTCCATTACTCCTGTGTCTCTTCCATGTGTACTACGGATCCCAGATAGAG ACCTTGTTGGTGAATTGCAGGAGTTGCAAAGTGGAACTAATACCAGCACAGCTGCAGACCTACTGAAACAGGGGGCAG CTTGTAATGTTCTCTACCTAAACTCAGTGGAAACGGAATCTCTGACTGGCCCGCAAGCCGTCTCCAAGGCAACCAAGTGCACTTTGACCCAGGAGCCTCGTCCTTCACCAACAGTCGTCCACTTCAAAGTGTCCACACAGGGCATCACCCTCACTGATAATCAGCGCAG actCTTTTTCAGGCGACATTACCCTATTCATAGTGTGACTTTCAGCAGTGTGGATCCACTGGATCAAAG GTGGATTGATGCTGATAACACTTCCTGCAA GGTGTTTGGATTTGTTGCACGTCGCAGTGGTGGTTTGGGAAACTTGTGTCACCTGTTTGCAGAGCTAGACCCAGAGCAGCCAGCCACGGCCATTGTGAACTTCATCAATAAAGTCATGCTGGGACCTCAACAGCTGCGAAAATGA
- the tns2b gene encoding tensin-2 isoform X3, with product MGCVFSKQWWAKQRNSQPSDPPKTRDLTEDAEILSLRELGKMGSHSFKERNFKKKRHCAVCRQTLESHGMYCRECKTAVHNKCEEKVTVPCEVISDPPPFPNQLNILPSRDSMDSVMEKLMGSQYDFDLTYITERIISVLYLSDLEEQHYSANLKEVAAMLKSKHQDKFLLINLSEKRHDICRLNPKVEEFAWPDLHAPPLDKICAVCKTMENWLNSDPHNVVVLHCKGNKGKTGVIVAAYMHYSKISAGADQALSTVAMRKFCEDKISSSLQPSQNRYIYYFAGLLSGAIKMNSSPLFLHQIHIPALHNYQSGGGYSPFLKIYQSLQLVYSSGKYDIQSPNSKMLCVNIEPALLLKGDILVKCYHRLSDVCKRECVFRVQFHTCSVHGSQLAFGKGELDHACTDDRFPADATVELLFSSGPQRRGGDVQGNEPGVSVDHGTTDPVVRWDSYENFNLHHEDSVEDICHTRGPLDGSLYAQVKKRRAQGSSPSRCPTSIKASTHLPSHSSPTPPTPTHLSIQPPSHNKDASRSSAPPESLSPLPREKREKDEDRERHRETAILDDGDCSPLRPDRSSVQSCYGRPYSHTHSFCGPDLTSPNALTQTLHPKHHTLPCSRTGPLPVRDLCVSQPDLLWERGRCLHHPYPETIRHLYSFPPQGANPHSPLSLSQSSHSHTLPVQTRAFFTGEACPLFHCSALPQGHAHIPPSLSPNQSLLSSPYRELRYSTTSPTSCSCRDCSHLREDVALHSLRGRELEALPWSREAEFGIRRELPIHWRDGRVESHWEGVQEAEYWRRKIAMSPVTLSYGHCHAIPKQDQAVYVTDTQPEHITPLSPYPSPQSSGYHSPHPPCPCSPQPLRESPGYASISHSPNSSPIAVTPSPKRANHNSASAEKSQHDRSIKVLDGDKSHIEDFSHPTQDSRPLEAREPIKSKAPEGETFPGSLITVSGAEEKTKKMPIIDSTSNTAVISNPPSSKGVESVQVQTHNPRPLSNCVSESVQDKGERPGSCYTSTSTSTSPQPPLCSSERSSTSEFSSFNINAERQSLTPLTDCNEESSNSDLTTSSPDPDGYVTPSFPIASYCYPLLTVPHVPYTGYTAITIPASLPQPPLPEKQRSPPIQNVSNSTGTSSVKSTGKPSVLPAQFHVSFSSSTSELPTSSHKVTPSSGVEEPENRLSSKFVQDSSKYWYKPGISRDQAIAVLKDKEPGCFLIRDSNSFQGAYGLALKVTTPPAHASNHGEMGNPQEQLVRHFLIESGAKGVKIKGCQNETYFGSLSALVYQHSITPVSLPCVLRIPDRDLVGELQELQSGTNTSTAADLLKQGAACNVLYLNSVETESLTGPQAVSKATKCTLTQEPRPSPTVVHFKVSTQGITLTDNQRRLFFRRHYPIHSVTFSSVDPLDQRVFGFVARRSGGLGNLCHLFAELDPEQPATAIVNFINKVMLGPQQLRK from the exons CCTCCATTTCCAAACCAGCTGAACATCCTTCCCAG TAGAGACAGCATGGATAGTGTTATGGAGAAGTTGATGGGCAGTCAATATGATTTCGATCTGACCTACATCACTGAGCGTATCATCTCTGTCCTCTACCTGTCTGACCTGGAAGAACAGCATTACAGCGCTAACCTTAAAGAAGTGGCGGCCATGTTGAAATCTAAACATCAAGACAAGTTCTTG CTTATAAATCTGTCAGAGAAACGCCATGACATCTGCAGGCTAAATCCAAAG GTTGAGGAGTTTGCGTGGCCCGATTTACATGCCCCGCCCCTCGATAAAATATGCGCTGTGTGCAAGACCATGGAGAACTGGCTTAACTCTGACCCCCACAACGTGGTTGTACTTCACTGCAAG GGAAACAAAGGAAAAACAGGGGTGATTGTGGCAGCTTACATGCACTATAGCAAAATATCAGCTGG GGCAGATCAGGCTCTCTCGACAGTTGCTATGAGGAAATTTTGTGAGGATAAAATCTCTTCCTCTCTCCAACCATCTCAGAACAG gtatatatattattttgccGGTCTTCTCTCGGGTGCAATAAAGATGAACAGCTCACCACTGTTCCTGCACCAGATTCATATTCCAGCTTTGCATAACTACCAGTCTGGAGGAG GTTACTCTCCCTTTCTGAAGATCTATCAGTCATTGCAGCTGGTCTATTCTTCAGGCAAATA TGATATTCAGAGCCCTAACAGTAAGATGCTGTGTGTGAATATTGAACCAGCTCTACTGCTGAAGGGAGACATCCTG GTGAAATGTTATCACCGTCTCTCAGATGTGTGTAAGAGAGAATGTGTGTTCAGAGTCCAGTTTCACACCTGTAGTGTTCATGGATCTCAGCTTGCTTTTGGCAAAGGGGAACTTGACCATGCTTGCACAG acGACCGTTTCCCTGCAGATGCCACAGTGGAGTTGCTATTTTCTTCTGGCCCACAAAGGAGAG GTGGAGATGTGCAGGGAAATGAGCCGGGAGTATCTGTGGATCATGGCACCACAGATCCTGTTGTGCGCTGGGACTCGTATGAGAACTTTAACCTTCACCATGAGGATAGTGTTGAGG ATATCTGTCACACACGTGGGCCTTTAGATGGTAGCCTGTATGCTCAAGTGAAGAAGCGTCGAGCACAAGGCTCCAGTCCCAGCAGATGCCCGACCTCCATCAAAGCCTCCACACACTTACCCAGCCATTCCTCACCTACTCCTCCTACTCCTACTCATCTCTCCATCCAGCCTCCCTCACACAACAAAGACGCAAGTCGTTCCTCTGCACCACCTGAATCCCTCTCTCCACTTCCaagagaaaaaagagagaaggACGAAGACAGGGAAAGACACAGAGAAACCGCTATACTTGACGATGGTGACTGCTCTCCCCTGAGACCAGATCGGTCTTCCGTTCAGTCTTGTTACGGTCGCCCGTATTCCCACACTCATTCATTTTGTGGCCCAGACCTGACTAGCCCGAATGCGCTTACACAGACGCTCCACCCCAAACACCACACACTTCCCTGCAGCCGCACCGGCCCACTGCCAGTCCGAGACCTGTGTGTATCCCAGCCGGATCTTTTATGGGAGAGAGGGCGCTGTCTGCACCATCCCTACCCAGAAACCATCAGACACCTATACTCATTTCCCCCTCAAGGAGCCAACCCTCATTCGCCACTTTCCCTCTCACAGTCGTCCCATTCCCACACACTTCCTGTTCAGACACGCGCATTCTTCACAGGGGAGGCATGTCCTCTGTTTCATTGCTCCGCCCTCCCTCAGGGCCATGCCCACATCCCTCCTTCTCTGTCTCCTAATCAGTCACTGCTCTCCAGTCCATACAGAGAGTTACGTTACAGCACAACATCGCCAACATCGTGCTCCTGCAGGGATTGTTCTCACTTACGAGAGGACGTTGCCCTCCACTCTTTACGTGGCAGAGAATTAGAAGCTCTACCTTGGTCTAGAGAGGCGGAGTTTGGGATTAGGCGGGAGCTGCCTATCCACTGGAGGGATGGAAGAGTGGAGTCTCATTGGGAGGGAGTTCAAGAGGCTGAATACTGGCGGCGCAAAATAGCAATGTCACCAGTAACATTATCATATGGACATTGCCACGCTATCCCAAAACAAGATCAAGCGGTATATGTCACAGACACCCAACCCGAACATATTACCCCACTCAGTCCATATCCCAGCCCTCAAAGCAGTGGCTACCACAGTCCGCATCCACCTTGTCCCTGCTCTCCACAACCACTCAGAGAGAGTCCTGGTTACGCCTCCATCAGTCATTCCccaaactcctcccccattgctGTCACACCATCTCCAAAACGAGCCAATCACAACAGTGCCTCAGCTGAAAAGAGTCAGCATG aTAGGAGTATTAAGGTCTTAGATGGTGATAAAAGTCACATTGAGGACTTTTCTCATCCTACCCAGGACAG TAGACCATTGGAGGCAAGAGAACCAATAAAAAGCAAAGCCCCAGAGGGTGAAACTTTCCCTGGGTCTCTGATCACAGTCAGTGGAGCAGAGGAAAAGACGAAGAAAATGCCCATAATAGATTCTACATCTAACACCGCTGTCATTAGTAACCCACCATCATCCAAGGGTGTGGAGTCAGTGCAGGTACAAACGCACAACCCCAGACCTCTCAGTAACTGTGTCTCAGAATCGGTGCAGGATAAAGGGGAGCGCCCCGGCTCATGCTACACCTCAACATCAACCTCAACAAGTCCTCAACCACCTCTTTGCTCTTCAGAGAGAAGCTCCACTTCTGAATTCTCTTCATTTAACATAAATGCTGAAAGGCAAAGCCTGACACCCTTGACCGACTGCAATGAGGAAAGCAGCAACAGTGACCTGACAACATCATCCCCTGACCCTGATGGCTACGTCACACCCTCATTCCCTATAGCGTCATACTGCTACCCTCTTCTGACAGTGCCTCATGTACCATACACAGGCTACACAGCAATTACCATCCCGGCCTCCTTACCCCAACCTCCTCTTCCTGAAAAACAACGTTCACCCCCCATTCAGAACGTGTCTAATAGCACTGGCACTTCCTCTGTAAAATCAACTGGAAAACCTTCTGTTTTACCTGCCCAGTTCCATGTGTCCTTCTCCTCTTCCACCAGTGAATTACCCACATCTAGTCACAAAGTAACCCCCTCTAGTGGTGTGGAGGAGCCAGAGAACCGCCTCAGCTCCAAGTTTGTTCAAGACAGCTCCAAGTACTGGTACAAACCTGGCATTTCCAGAGACCAGG CTATTGCAGTATTAAAAGATAAGGAGCCTGGCTGCTTCCTCATTAGGGATAGTAATTCATTCCAAGGCGCATACGGATTGGCCCTCAAAGTCACCACACCTCCAGCCCACGCTAGTAACCATGGTGAGATGGGCAACCCACAGGAGCAGCTAGTTAGGCACTTCCTGATTGAGAGTGGCGCTAAAGGTGTGAAGATCAAAGGCTGTCAAAATGAAACATATTTCG GCTCCCTGTCTGCTTTGGTGTATCAGCACTCCATTACTCCTGTGTCTCTTCCATGTGTACTACGGATCCCAGATAGAG ACCTTGTTGGTGAATTGCAGGAGTTGCAAAGTGGAACTAATACCAGCACAGCTGCAGACCTACTGAAACAGGGGGCAG CTTGTAATGTTCTCTACCTAAACTCAGTGGAAACGGAATCTCTGACTGGCCCGCAAGCCGTCTCCAAGGCAACCAAGTGCACTTTGACCCAGGAGCCTCGTCCTTCACCAACAGTCGTCCACTTCAAAGTGTCCACACAGGGCATCACCCTCACTGATAATCAGCGCAG actCTTTTTCAGGCGACATTACCCTATTCATAGTGTGACTTTCAGCAGTGTGGATCCACTGGATCAAAG GGTGTTTGGATTTGTTGCACGTCGCAGTGGTGGTTTGGGAAACTTGTGTCACCTGTTTGCAGAGCTAGACCCAGAGCAGCCAGCCACGGCCATTGTGAACTTCATCAATAAAGTCATGCTGGGACCTCAACAGCTGCGAAAATGA